ATTTGAGCATCTTCAAGCCTTGGTAGAAAAGCGCCTTTCGGAGGAGAAAGGTATTCATTCGGACGCAGGTGCAAGCAAGAGCAGGCACGGGAGAGAGACATGAGTGAGTTGAAGCGATTTTACGACGTGATCATTATTGGATCAGGTGTCGGCGGCGGCGCGCTGGCGAACCGGCTGGCGGAATCGGGCCGCAATATCCTGATGATCGAACGTGGCCCACGGCTGCCACGCGAAGACGACAACTGGAGCGTCGATGCGGTTTTTCACCAGAAAAAATATGCAACGACCGAAGAATGGCGCGACAAGGATGGTCAATCTTTCCGCCCCAGCACGTTTTATTATGTCGGCGGCAACAGCAAATTCTTCGGTGCGGCGACCCTGCGCTTTCGCCGGGAGGATTTCGAGGATTTGGCCCATGAAGGCGGCATTGCCCCGGCCTGGCCGGTTTCCTACGATGAGTTTGAGCCTTATTATGCTGTGGCCGAACGGTTGATGGGGACGCATGGAACGGCGGGCATCGACCCGACCGAGCCGCCACGCTCCGGCCCCATGCCGCATCCGGCCATTGGCCATGAACCGGAAATCGCCTTCTTCGAAAAAAAGCTGAAGGAAAGGGGACTGCATCCCTTTCCGTTGCCGATTGCCATTGATTACCATCAGGGCGGCAGCTGTATCCGATGTCGGACCTGTGACGGCTTTGCCTGCAAGCTCGGCGCCAAGGGGGATGCGGAGGTGCGCCTCGTCAATCCGGCGCTCGCCCGTGGCAAAGGTAAGATCGAGCTTGTCACGGAAGCCTTTGTACATCGTTTGCTGACCGATCCGACTGGCAAGAGGGTGACGGGTGTTGAACTGACCCATGCGGGTGAGAAAAAGCTGATCGAAGCCGACCTGTTCGTCTCCAGTGCAGGTGCGATCAATTCGGCAGCCCTTCTGCTGCGATCAGCCAATCAGGCCCATAAGCGCGGCATCGGCAACAGCATGTCCGACCAGCTCGGCCGCAATTACATGGCGCATAACAATACGGCGTTGATGGCGATTTCGCCCTTCAAGAAGAACCGGGTCATCTTCCAGAAATCCATGGCAATCAACGATTATTATCTCGCCAATACCGAAAAACCTTATCCGCTTGGCAATATCCAGGGGCTTGGCAAATTGCAGGGCGGCATGCTGACCGCTGGTGCGGCCTGGGCGCCGGAATGGTTGATGTCGATCTTCGCCGACCGCAGTGTCGATTGGTGGCTGATGTCGGAAGACCTGCCCGATCCTGAAAACCGCGTCACCGTCGATCCGGATGGCCGCATCCGTTTGAGCTATACGGCCAACAATCTCAAATCGCACAATGAATTGGTGAAGGTTTGGTCACGGCATATGCGCGCGTTGGGCTATCCGCTGATCATCACCAACAAGATGGACATCAAGGTGTCCATGCATCAATGCGGCACCGCACGCTTTGGAAAGGCACCGGAAACCTCGGTTCTGGACACGCATTGCAAGGTTTGGGATGTCGATAATCTCTATGTCGTCGATGCGTCCTTCCTGCCGTCCTCCACCGCCGTCAATCCGTCGCTGACCATTGTCGCGCAGGCGCAGCGGACCGCCGAACATATTCTGGCCCAATGGGGCGAAACCGCCGTTACGCCACAGGCTTCACCAACCG
This portion of the Allorhizobium ampelinum S4 genome encodes:
- a CDS encoding GMC family oxidoreductase; amino-acid sequence: MSELKRFYDVIIIGSGVGGGALANRLAESGRNILMIERGPRLPREDDNWSVDAVFHQKKYATTEEWRDKDGQSFRPSTFYYVGGNSKFFGAATLRFRREDFEDLAHEGGIAPAWPVSYDEFEPYYAVAERLMGTHGTAGIDPTEPPRSGPMPHPAIGHEPEIAFFEKKLKERGLHPFPLPIAIDYHQGGSCIRCRTCDGFACKLGAKGDAEVRLVNPALARGKGKIELVTEAFVHRLLTDPTGKRVTGVELTHAGEKKLIEADLFVSSAGAINSAALLLRSANQAHKRGIGNSMSDQLGRNYMAHNNTALMAISPFKKNRVIFQKSMAINDYYLANTEKPYPLGNIQGLGKLQGGMLTAGAAWAPEWLMSIFADRSVDWWLMSEDLPDPENRVTVDPDGRIRLSYTANNLKSHNELVKVWSRHMRALGYPLIITNKMDIKVSMHQCGTARFGKAPETSVLDTHCKVWDVDNLYVVDASFLPSSTAVNPSLTIVAQAQRTAEHILAQWGETAVTPQASPTVA